In a genomic window of Streptococcus mitis NCTC 12261:
- a CDS encoding DegV family protein translates to MTKIKIVTDSSVTIEPELVKQLDITVVPLSVMIDNVVYSDADLKEEGKFLQLMQESKNLPKTSQPPVGVFAEVFEDLCKDGSQILAIHMSHALSGTVEAARQGASLSTADVTVIDSSFTDQALKFQVVEAAKLAQEGKELEEILSHVEEVKNHTELYIGVSTLENLVKGGRIGRVTGLLSSLLNIRVVMQMKDHELQPIVKGRGAKTFKKWLDELITSLSERSVAEIGISYSGSADWAKEMKESLQAYVEKPISVLETGSIIQTHTGENAWAVLVRYNS, encoded by the coding sequence ATGACAAAAATTAAGATTGTAACCGATTCATCTGTTACTATTGAACCTGAACTAGTAAAACAATTAGATATCACTGTTGTTCCGTTATCTGTAATGATTGATAATGTTGTTTATTCTGATGCGGATTTGAAAGAAGAAGGTAAATTTCTTCAGTTGATGCAAGAAAGTAAGAATCTTCCAAAAACAAGTCAGCCACCTGTAGGTGTCTTTGCTGAAGTTTTTGAAGACCTATGCAAAGATGGTAGCCAGATTCTTGCTATTCATATGTCTCACGCCCTTTCTGGCACTGTAGAAGCGGCACGTCAAGGTGCTAGCTTATCTACTGCCGATGTAACAGTTATTGATAGTTCCTTCACTGACCAAGCCTTGAAATTCCAAGTTGTTGAGGCTGCAAAATTAGCGCAAGAAGGCAAAGAGTTGGAGGAAATCTTATCTCATGTAGAAGAGGTTAAAAACCACACAGAACTCTATATTGGCGTTTCGACTTTGGAAAACCTTGTTAAAGGTGGACGAATTGGGCGTGTAACTGGATTGTTGAGCTCACTTCTCAATATACGTGTTGTCATGCAGATGAAGGACCATGAATTGCAGCCAATAGTTAAAGGTCGTGGAGCTAAAACTTTTAAAAAATGGTTGGATGAACTGATAACATCGCTCTCTGAACGTTCTGTAGCAGAGATTGGAATTTCATATTCTGGTAGTGCTGATTGGGCAAAAGAGATGAAAGAAAGCTTACAAGCTTATGTTGAAAAGCCTATTTCAGTTTTGGAAACGGGCTCTATTATTCAAACTCACACGGGTGAGAATGCTTGGGCTGTTTTAGTACGTTACAACTCCTAA
- the sdbB gene encoding thiol-disulfide oxidoreductase-associated lipoprotein SdbB, which produces MKKVMFAALSLLSLVVLIACGEEETKKTQAPQQSPKQQQQTTVQQIAVGKDAPDFTLQSMDGKEVKLSDYKGKKVYLKFWASWCGPCKKSMPELMELAAKPDRDFEILSVIAPGIQGEKTVEQFPQWFQDQGYKDIPVLYDTKATTFQAYQIRSIPTEYLIDSQGKIGKIQFGVISNADAEAAFKEMN; this is translated from the coding sequence ATGAAAAAAGTAATGTTTGCTGCCTTAAGCCTCTTGTCATTAGTCGTATTGATAGCCTGTGGTGAGGAAGAGACTAAAAAGACTCAAGCTCCACAACAATCCCCAAAACAACAGCAACAAACGACTGTACAACAAATTGCTGTTGGAAAAGATGCGCCAGACTTCACCTTGCAATCTATGGATGGTAAAGAAGTTAAGTTATCTGATTATAAGGGGAAAAAAGTCTACTTGAAGTTTTGGGCTTCATGGTGTGGTCCATGTAAGAAAAGTATGCCTGAGTTGATGGAATTAGCGGCGAAACCAGATCGTGATTTTGAAATTCTTAGTGTCATTGCACCAGGAATTCAAGGTGAAAAAACTGTCGAGCAATTCCCACAATGGTTCCAAGATCAAGGTTATAAGGATATCCCAGTTCTTTATGACACAAAAGCAACCACATTCCAAGCTTATCAAATTCGAAGCATTCCTACAGAATACCTGATTGACAGTCAAGGAAAGATTGGGAAGATTCAATTTGGTGTTATCAGCAATGCGGATGCAGAAGCAGCCTTTAAAGAAATGAACTAG
- the ccdA2 gene encoding thiol-disulfide oxidoreductase-associated membrane protein CcdA2, with translation METIVFSISVFLAGILSFFSPCIFPLLPVYTGILLDDQESAKSFSLFGRKVAWSGLIRTLCFIVGISLIFFILGFGAGYFGNILYANWFRYTMGTIIIILGLHQMEIFHFKKLEVQKSFTFKKSEANRYWSAFLLGITFSFGWTPCIGPVLSSVLALAASGGNGAWQGAIYTLIYTLGMAIPFLLLALASGVVMPYFSKIKRHMMLLKKIGGFLIILMGILLLLGQVNVLAGIFE, from the coding sequence TTGGAAACGATAGTATTTTCAATCTCCGTTTTTTTAGCAGGGATCTTGTCCTTCTTTTCCCCTTGCATTTTTCCTCTGTTACCTGTTTATACTGGAATTTTGCTGGATGATCAGGAAAGTGCAAAAAGTTTTTCTTTGTTTGGGAGAAAAGTTGCGTGGTCCGGCTTGATTCGAACGCTTTGCTTTATCGTAGGCATTTCACTCATTTTCTTTATTCTAGGATTTGGTGCTGGTTACTTTGGGAATATTCTCTATGCCAATTGGTTTCGCTATACCATGGGAACAATTATTATCATTTTAGGTCTTCACCAGATGGAAATTTTTCATTTTAAGAAATTAGAGGTTCAAAAAAGCTTTACTTTTAAGAAATCAGAAGCCAATCGTTATTGGTCGGCCTTTTTACTCGGTATTACCTTTAGCTTTGGTTGGACGCCTTGTATTGGTCCTGTTTTGAGTTCTGTTTTAGCGCTTGCGGCTTCTGGAGGAAATGGCGCTTGGCAAGGTGCAATCTATACCTTGATTTACACTCTGGGGATGGCAATTCCTTTCTTGCTTTTGGCTCTAGCTTCAGGTGTAGTAATGCCTTATTTTAGTAAAATTAAACGTCATATGATGCTACTGAAGAAAATTGGTGGTTTCCTCATTATTTTAATGGGAATTTTGTTACTATTAGGACAAGTAAATGTTCTAGCTGGAATTTTTGAATAA
- a CDS encoding HU family DNA-binding protein translates to MANKQDLIAKVAEATELTKKDSAAAVEAVFAAVTEYLAAGEKVQLIGFGNFEVRERAARKGRNPQTGKEIKIAASKVPAFKAGKALKDAVK, encoded by the coding sequence ATGGCAAACAAACAAGATTTGATCGCTAAAGTAGCAGAAGCTACAGAATTGACTAAGAAAGACTCAGCAGCAGCAGTTGAAGCTGTATTCGCAGCAGTAACTGAGTACCTTGCAGCTGGTGAAAAAGTTCAATTGATTGGTTTTGGTAACTTTGAAGTTCGTGAGCGTGCTGCACGTAAAGGTCGCAACCCACAAACTGGTAAAGAAATCAAAATTGCAGCTTCTAAAGTTCCAGCATTCAAAGCTGGTAAAGCTCTTAAAGACGCTGTTAAATAA
- a CDS encoding YitT family protein yields the protein MIKKIYPILTILLGAAIYAFGLTYFVVPHHLFEGGATGITLITFYLFKIPVSLMNLLINIPLFILAWKIFGAKSLYSSLLGTLALSAWLAFFERIPLHIDLQGDLLITALIAGILLGIGLGIIFNAGGTTGGTDIVARILNKYTHISMGKLLFILDFCILMLILLIFKDLRLVSYTLLFDFIVSRVIDLIGEGGYAGKGFMIITKRPDQLAKAINDDLGRGVTFISGQGYYSQKDLKIIYCIVGRNEIVKMKEMIHRIDPQAFITITEAHEILGEGFTFEKE from the coding sequence ATGATTAAAAAAATTTATCCCATTTTAACCATTTTACTAGGTGCTGCTATCTATGCTTTTGGTCTAACTTATTTTGTAGTTCCTCATCATCTCTTTGAGGGAGGGGCGACAGGTATTACCCTCATCACCTTTTATCTTTTTAAAATCCCTGTTTCTCTCATGAACCTGCTGATTAATATTCCCCTTTTCATCCTAGCTTGGAAGATTTTTGGAGCAAAGTCCCTCTATTCTAGTTTACTAGGAACCTTAGCCTTGTCCGCCTGGTTGGCCTTTTTTGAACGTATTCCCCTTCATATTGATCTTCAAGGTGATTTACTAATCACTGCCCTTATAGCTGGGATTCTATTGGGAATTGGTCTTGGAATTATCTTTAATGCTGGAGGTACAACTGGTGGTACTGATATTGTAGCTCGTATTCTCAACAAGTACACTCATATATCAATGGGAAAACTGCTCTTTATCTTAGATTTTTGTATTCTCATGCTCATTCTCCTAATCTTCAAAGATTTGAGATTGGTTTCCTACACGCTCTTATTTGATTTTATCGTTTCGCGTGTCATTGATTTGATTGGCGAAGGTGGCTATGCAGGTAAAGGATTTATGATTATTACAAAACGTCCTGACCAACTTGCTAAGGCGATTAATGATGACCTAGGTAGAGGCGTTACTTTCATCTCAGGTCAAGGCTACTATAGTCAAAAAGATTTGAAGATTATCTACTGTATTGTCGGAAGAAATGAAATTGTGAAAATGAAGGAAATGATTCATCGAATTGATCCTCAAGCTTTTATAACTATTACAGAAGCCCACGAAATCCTTGGCGAAGGATTTACCTTTGAAAAAGAATAA
- a CDS encoding methionyl aminopeptidase has product MITLKSAREIEAMDKAGDFLASIHIGLRDLIKPGVDMWEVEEYVRRRCKEENFLPLQIGVDGAMMDYPYATCCSLNDEVAHAFPRHYILKDGDLLKVDMVLGGPIAKSDLNVSKLNFNNVEQMKKYTQSYSGGLADSCWAYAVGTPSEEVKNLMDVTKEAMYKGIEQAVVGNRIGDIGAAIQEYAESRGYGVVRDLVGHGVGPTMHEEPMVPNYGIAGRGLRLREGMVLTIEPMINTGDWEIDTDMKTGWAHKTIDGGLSCQYEHQFVITKDGPVILTSQGEERTY; this is encoded by the coding sequence ATGATAACATTAAAATCAGCTCGTGAAATCGAAGCTATGGACAAGGCTGGTGATTTTCTAGCAAGTATTCATATCGGCTTACGTGATTTGATTAAGCCAGGCGTAGATATGTGGGAAGTTGAAGAGTATGTCCGACGTCGTTGCAAGGAAGAGAATTTCCTTCCACTTCAGATTGGGGTTGATGGTGCCATGATGGACTATCCTTATGCTACCTGTTGCTCTCTTAATGATGAAGTGGCTCATGCTTTCCCTCGTCACTATATCTTGAAAGATGGTGATTTGCTCAAAGTTGATATGGTTTTGGGAGGTCCAATTGCGAAATCTGACCTGAATGTCTCAAAATTAAACTTCAACAATGTTGAACAAATGAAAAAATACACTCAGAGCTATTCTGGTGGCCTAGCAGACTCTTGTTGGGCTTATGCTGTTGGTACACCGTCCGAAGAAGTGAAAAATCTGATGGATGTAACTAAAGAAGCCATGTATAAGGGGATAGAGCAAGCCGTTGTTGGGAACCGTATTGGTGATATTGGAGCAGCTATTCAAGAATATGCTGAAAGTCGTGGATACGGTGTAGTGCGTGATTTGGTTGGTCATGGTGTTGGCCCAACCATGCACGAAGAGCCAATGGTTCCTAACTATGGTATTGCTGGTCGTGGACTCCGTCTTCGTGAAGGAATGGTCTTAACCATTGAACCAATGATCAATACAGGTGACTGGGAAATTGATACAGATATGAAGACTGGTTGGGCGCATAAGACCATTGATGGTGGATTGTCATGTCAGTATGAACACCAATTTGTCATTACGAAAGATGGACCTGTTATCTTGACTAGCCAAGGTGAAGAAAGAACTTATTAA